GAGCGCGCGCGGGAAGAGCTGGGAGAGCGTGGTGAGCAGGCGGTTGCCGTGCCCATGGACGACGGAGGCGCGGCCCTGGGCGAAGGCCTCCAAGCCCAGGCGCACGACGTCCTCGGGCCGGGCCTTGTGCTTCTGCTGCTCCAGCCCGACGGCACGGTCGAAGAAGGCGGTCTGCGTCTGCCCCGGGCTCAAGCACAGCACGCGCACGCCACGGGGCCGGTATTCCCCCCACAGGGCTTCGGAGAAGCTGAGGACGAAGGCCTTGGTCGCGCCATAGACGGCCATGTACGGCGTGGGCAGGTAGCCCGCGACGGAGGCCACGTTGATGACGCCACCCTGGCGCAGGGTGATGCCGTCGATGAACAGGTGAGTCAGGTCCACGAGCGCGCTCACGTTGAGCGCCACCTGGCCGTGCTGCTCGTCGAACGGGAGCGAATCGAAGGGGCCATAGCGGCCGAAACCCGCGTTGTTGACGAGCACGTCCACCGCGAGCCCCTGGGCCACGACGGCGTCATGGAGGCGCCTGGGAGCTCCGGGCTCGGCGAGGTCGCACGCGAACACATGGGCGTTGCCCAACTCGGCCGCGAGGGCCTGGAGCTTCGCCTCACCGCGAGCGACCAGGAGGAGCGTCGCGCCCCGCCGGGACAGCTCGCGCGCGAAGGCTTCGCCAATGCCCATGGACGCACCGGTGATGAGGACCGTCTTGCCGTGAAAGTTCATGACCAGGGCAGTAACCCCGGTGCGGAGGCGCAACCACGCCAATCCCTGGAGACCTCTTTTGCAGGAACGCAAAGCCGGCGGTCGTGTCCCTATCGGTGCAATGCCTCCAAGGAGCCTTCCTCCCCCGTATTCCCTCCTGACCTGCCTGGGAAGGCGGCTCGGCTGGGCTGGCGGGTGTCTGCGGGAGCTGGATGGCTTCTGCCCCGGCCCGGAGTGCGGCGCAGGGGCTCCCCGTCAGCGTCCCTCCGTGGGCTCCTCCGCTCCGGCCCTCCCCTCGGAAAGGCGCCTCTCCCATCCCGGGCAGGGCCCTTGCGCGTGCCAGCCCCCGGCTCCAGCGTCGACAAGAGACAGCGAGACACGACGAGGGCCGAACCCATGGCGGAACAACTGACTCAGCAAGAGAAATCACCGGAGCCCATCATTCCCGTCCAGCCAGGAATCCAGGAGGGGCGCCGCATCGAGGACCACGCGCTCATCGGAAACCTGCGCTCCGCGGCCCTGGTCGCCCTGGACGGGACGATCGACTGGCTCTGTCTGCCAGACTTCGACTCGGACGCTTGCTTCGCGAGCCTGGTCGGGAAAGAGGAGAACGGCGAGTGGGCGCTCGCGCCGAGCGACCCCATCCGGAAGGTCACCCGCCGCTACCGCAAGGACACCCTGATCCTGGAGACGGACTTCACCTGTGACTCCGGCGCCGTGCGGGTGATCGACTTCATGCCCCTCCACCAGGAATTCCCCACGCTCGTCAGGACCATCGTCGGCGTGAAGGGGACGGTGGCCATGCATTCGAAGCTGACGCCCCGCTTCGCCTTCGGCCGCTCCATCCCCCGGGTGGAGAGCATGGACGGTTCGCTCCGGGCCTTCGCCGGCCCCGACGCCTTGTTCCTACGGCGGACCGACCGGGACGCTCCATCGCCGCTGGTCTCGAAATTCCACGTGACCGAGGGCCAGCGCTTCTCCTGGGTGATGAGCTGGAACTACTCCTGGCTGAATCAGGTACCGCCGCGCCTGGACGCGGACGAGGCCGAGCAGAACACCGAGCGCTTCTGGACCGACTGGGTCTCCAAGATCGTCCCGCCGCCGAAGTACCGCGACGCGGTGGTCCGGTCACTCATCACCATCAAGGCCTGCACCTTCGAGAGCACGGGAGGAATCGTGGCCGCGCCCACCACCTCCCTCCCGGAGACACCGGGCGGCCTGCGCAACTGGGACTACCGCTTCACGTGGCTGCGCGACGCGGTGCTCGCGCACCATGCCCTGTCGCTCGCGGGCCTGGAGGACGAGGCGGGCTCGTTCTGGAGGTGGGTGATGCGCGCCATCGCGGGGGACCCCGCCCAGTTGCAGATCATGTACGGAATCCGAGGCGAGCGACGCCTCACGGAAGCCACCCTCGAGTGGCTCGACGGCTACGGTGGCGCGAAGCCGGTGCGCATCGGCAACGGAGCCTACGACCAGTTCCAGCTCGACGTGCTCGGCGAAGTGGCCGCGGTCCTCTACGCGGGCGCGAAGTACTTCAACAAGGTCGACCCCATCGCGCAGCGCGCGCTGCTCAACGTCGCCGAACAGGCCATGAAGGTCTGGAGGAATCCCGACAAGGGCATCTGGGAGATGCGGGGGCCGGACCGCCACTTCACGGCCTCCAAGGTGGCCGCGTGGGCCGCCATCGACCGGGCCATCAAGGCATCGGACGAGACCAAGATGGCCGCCCCGATGGAGCGACTGCTCGAGGTCCGGGAGGAGATCTTCGAGGAGGTCTGCGCGAAGGGGTTCGACCCCGAGCTGAACAGCTTCGTGCAGTACTACGGAGGCAAGGAATTGGACGCGAGCCTGCTCTACATCCCGATGCTCGACTTCCTCCCCGCGACCGACCCGCGGGTGGTCGGCACGGTGGAGCAGATCGAACGCCAGTTGATCCAGGACGGGCTGGTGCTCCGCTTCAAGCCGGACGCCACCGGCTCGGTGGATGGGCTCGTCGGGGAGGAAGGCACGTTCCTCGCCTGCTCGTTCTGGCTCGTCGACACGTACCAGATGATGGGGCGCTTCGAGGACGCCCGCCGACTCTTCGAGATGCTGCTCTCGCTGAGCAACGACCTGGGCCTCCTCGCGGAGGAGTACATGCCGAGCCTGCGCACGCAGCTCGGCAACTTCCCCCAGGCGTTCAGCCACTTCTCGCTCGTCAACGCGGCGTACACGATCACCGCGGCACGCGCCTGACGCGCCAGGCCATGGAGGGGGCACTCGTTGCCTGGGGGCTGCCCTCTCCGCGAGCCTCGCGCGATGGGTCAGGGAGTTCGTCCTCCTCCGTGAGCCCAGCCCGTCGGTAAGATTGCTGGGCTCCTGAAATGAAACTCGCACCTGCTGAGATGGGAATAGGAAACCCCAGACGGGAGTCATTGACTCGCAGTGAACAGCGAGAGGACACTTCTCTCTCACCCAGGAGGCAACACATGAAGAAGCCTGCTCGTACGAAGCGCGCGAAGACGCTCAAGGTCAAGGTGCGCGTTCTGAAGGTGTCCGCGCTCAAGGCCTTCGAGACCGGCGTGTCTCACGTCTCGTCCATCTCCAACTATTCGAAGTAGCGGTCTCCCGGGCACGACATGGGACTCCAGTCAGGTGTCGTGCTCCTCGAGATGGCCAGGGGAGTCTCCGTCCTTCAGACCCGCAAGGCGCTGATGGAGATTCGGGGGCTCCCCTTTCCTTTGCTCGTCTCCATCCTCGGAGGCCTTGGCCGCGGAGGAAAGGCCGCGGTCGTCCGCGCGCTGGTGAAGGCGGGCGTCGACCCTGCTGGCGCCGAGGAGCTCGGCGCGCGGCTCGAGGAAGAAGGCGCGCTCGGGCAGCGTGCCCCGCGCTTGATGGACGAGAAGCCCCTCCGCAAGGCCCTGGGCATCACCGGCGCGCTGCGGCTGGGCCCCCTTCGCACGGTCGACCTCACTGAAAAGGCCGGCCCGCTCATCCAATTGAGTGCCACGCGTTGGCGAAGCGCCGGCCGTGACGTGTGCATCACCTGCGCCCTGCTCCGAGAGGTCCAGAGCGCGGATGCGCCAGATGAGGCGGCAACGGTGGCGAACGCGCTCCCTCGCCGCGCCGTGATTGCCCTGAGTGCCACGGAGGTGACGGCGCTCCGGGCTGCCCTGAAGCGGCTCCCTTCCGCTGCACGCGTCTGGACCGAGGGCGCCTTTGGACGCGCGAGCGCCAGGCGCACCCGGCCGCCGCCTGCGGCGGGCTGCGAGTGCGCCACGACCTCGAGTCCGACGAGTTCCCTCGGCGAGGTGGAGGGCTCGCGCGTGGCATGGGCCGCCCTGGGTCGCATCGGCGTCGCGACGCGCGAGACCACGGTCCGTGGCAGGCCAGGGGCTCCGCCCATCGTCACCCTGACCTGGGGCGCCGCCACACTTCGCACTCGGAAGCGAGGACGTCCCCAGGTGTCAGGCCACCTCCTGGCCCAGGTAGGCGTCGGCGCGTCCCTGGAGGAGCGGAGGTTGACCGCGCGAGCGGAGGCCATCGAGCGCGCCTCGTCCCTCCTCCGCGCGCCCGACGTCCGCGCGACTCCGGCGCGGGCGCTCGAGGCCCCCTTCCTTCCCATGCGGCATTGGGCCCTCTACACGCCGGAGCAGTACGCGAGCCCGGGGTTCCCCTACGCGCCAGTCACCCAGGACACCCCCTTGGATTGGCTCTGGGCCACGGACGCGACCTCCGGCGAGCGCCTGCTCGTCCCAGCGGCCTTCACGACGTCCGAGCGGCTGGTGGGCCCGCGCTTCCTGTGCGCCACATCGAATGGCGTCGCGACCCATACGAGCGGGGACGCCGCGCTGCGGTCGGCGCTCCTGGAAGTCGTCGAACGCGATGCGCTCCAGCTCGCCTGGTACCGAGGACAGGGCGCGCGGCGCATCGACCCGTCCACGCTCCTCTTGGATGAACGGGTGACACGCCACTTCGAGGAGTCCGGCTGGGCTCTCCACTTCGCGTACCTCCCCGGTCGCGCCGGCCTCCACGTCGTCGCGCTCATCGCGGAGGCGACAGGAGCGGGCGACTACCCCAAGGGAGGAACGCTCCTCGCCGCCGCCGCCGCGGGGGACGCGGCGGTCGCCGTGCAGCGAGCGGTCCGCGAGATGCGGATGGTGACCGAGGCGCTCTCCCTTCCCAAACAACTCACGATTGACCGCGAGGCGCTCCGGCGGCCCCCGGCCCTGGAGAACTACTGGCTCATCGACTCCCTCCTCGACATCACCTTGCTCTACCTCAACCCGGCGATGCGGAGCGCTGTCGACCTGTTCCTGGGAGGACCTCCCGTGGCGCTCCCGCGTGACCGGGTCCCCGACGCGGCAGGGGAGCTCATCACGCGGCTCCGCCAGGAGGGGCTGCGCACCCTCATCATCAACCTCACGATGGAGGCAGCGGCTCCGTTCCGGACCTACCAGGCGCTGGTCCTCGGGACGCAGCCGCTGGCGTTCTGTCCGGGCCTGTTGCGCCTCGGGAGCGGGCTGCTGCCACGCCGCCTCCCACCTCGGAACCCCACGCTCCCCACATCACCCTTCGAGCCCAGGCGCGGACAGATGAATCCCTACCTGCTTCCGTTGGCGTGAGCCGGACCGATGAGTGAACGCGTCATCATCCTGGGAGCGGGCCTCGCGGGGCTGGCGGCGGCGCATGACCTCATCCTGGCGGGGCTGGACGTCGTCGTGCTCGAAGCGCGCTCCCGCGTGGGTGGACGGGTCCTGACACTGCGACAGCCCTTCGTGGACGGCATGTACGCCGAGGCGGGCGCGAAGTACGTCCTCGGCGAGCACTCGACGGTCCTCGGTTTCGTGAAGCGGCTCGGGCTGGAGCTCGACCCGCTGCCGGTTCCCAACCTGTCGGCCCTGCGACCCTTCCATCTCCAGGGACGCCGAATCCTGGCCCCCATCGGCGATGACTCGGGCCTGCCGTACGTCATGCGCGCGGACGAGCAGCAGCTCGGCCTCGCGGGTCTCTATCGGCGGTACGTGTCCCCTCTCCTGGAAGATGTCGGTGACCCCTTCCATGAGTCCTGGCCCACGGCCGCGGCGACCCGCCTCGATGGACTGACTGTTCGGGAAGCCCTCGCGGAACAGGGCGCATCCCCCGCGGCCATCGACGCGGTGAGCCTGGGGCGGTTCGACCTCGTCGGCGACGGCGTCGACACCAGCTCGGCGCTCGCGGTGCTTCGAAGGGAGCTGCTGACCGTCGGCAAGGGAACCTCCGGCGTCTACACCTTGCGCGGAGGAAGCGACCGGCTTCCTACTGCGCTGGCGGGGGCGCTCGGCGGCAGAGTCCAGTTCGGCTGGGCAGCGACGCGTATCGAGCAGGAACACGGGAAGGTCCGCGTGTACTGCCGAGACACCCAGGGGGTGCACAGGTCATTCACGGCGGAGCGACTCGTGTGCGCCATTCCGTTCTCGGTCCTCCGCGACGTCGAGCTCGTCCCCGGCTTCTCGCCAAACAAGATGCGGGCGATCCGCGAACTCGAGCACACGTCCGTCGTGCGCACCTTCGTCCAATACCGGCGTCGCCTCTGGAGGGAGTGGGGATGGACGAATGGGTGGATGACGGACCTCCCCATCATGCACGTCCTCGACGCCGCGCCGACGCAGCCTCAGCTAGCGGGCATCCTCGAGGCGTACAGCGCCGGTTCGCGCGCCCGGGCGGCGGGGCGCCTGTCCGACGAGGAGCGCATCGCCATGACCCTGGCGGGACTGGACCAGCTCGCGCCGGAGCTGGCCTCCGAGGTGCAGTGCGCAACCACCCACGCATGGAACCAGGACCCATGGGCGCGAGGCGCCTTCGCGTGGTTCCGACCGAGGCAGCTCTCGCAGTGGGGACGAGCGCTCGCGACGCGAGAAGGACGGATTCACTTCGCCGGAGATCACACCTCGCCCATGCCCGGATGGATGGAGGGAGCGCTCTCCTCGGGCCGCCGCGCCGCTCTCGAAATCCTGTCGGCGGTCCGGACCGCCCGCTCCGCGTAGAACCCGCCCCGGATTCAGGCCTTGGACTCAGCTTGCGTGACGTATCGGCCTGCTACTTCCCAATCGCGCCAAGGATGGACCGCACCTCCTTCGCCGACGCGCCGTCTGGCTGGAGCAACAGATACTTCCGATAGGCAGTCGCCGCCTCGGCGTTCTTCCCGATCGACTGAAGCGCCATGCCAAGCGACAGCCAGGCCCTGGCGCTCTCGGGATTCTCGCGGACGGCCTCCTGGAGCAACTTCGCGGCCTCGCGAAAGGCCCCTTCCGACTCGAAGCCGTTGACCAGCGCGATACCCAGCAGCTCCTTGACCTCCGTTGCCCCCGGCTTGAGCGCGAGCGCCTTCCGGAAAGACGCCTCAGCCGATTTGTATCGCGAACCGGTCATCACTCTTCGCCCCTCCTCGACGAGCGCCTCGAACTCACGGTCGAGCGGACTGCGCTCGGGGGGCGATGGCGGCGCCGCGGCTTCGGCGACGGTACGAGGACCGGACTTCACGGGGCCCCCTGCCTTGCCCCCTTGCTCCACCGTGGCGCTGGCTTCGGTCCGCGTGGGAACCATGGTGCTCGGCATGGGCGCTACCACGGCCTCGGGCTCGGACGGGATGACAGAGAAGGCCACTCCCGCGCCCACCAGTCCCGCGATTGCCGCGAGCCACGGCCAGCGCCGTGTCTCTCGCGAGCGCCCCACCGGTGCGGTCTCGGCATCAACCCGCGCTGAAACGGGCGCCGACACCATCGGCGGCTGTCGCGCGGTATTGATGGCCGGTGCCAGACGACCTCCCGACAGCTCCTCCAGGAACGCGGGAGGAATGTCCACCTTCGGGCCCTGCTTCCGCACTTCCTCCTCGAACAGGGACTGGACCAGCCACTCCACCGACCTGGGGCTGAAGCGGGGTGTCGCCGTATAGAGGGCTCTCGAGAGCGCATCCGCCAGCACCCCGGCCGACGCGCAGCGCGCCTCCTTGTCGAGGGTCAACGCGGAGCAGATGACGTTCTCCAGCTCGAGTGACAGCTCTGGACGCAGCTCTCGCGGCAGCGGGAACCCTCCCTCCTGGAGCTGACGCATGACCACGTAATCGGAGCCCTGGAAGGGAAGCCGTCCGCACAACAACTCGTAGAGCAGCACACCCATCGCCCAGACGTCCGTCCGCGCATCCACCGGCTCTCCGCGCGCCTGCTCCGGGGAGAAATAGAGATACTTCCCCCGAACGACCCCCGGCTCGGTGTTGAAGGTCCGCAGCGCACGGGCCTTGGCGATACCGAAGTCGATCAGCTTGACCTGCCCCTCGTAGCCCACCAGGACATTGTCCGGGGAGATGTCCCGATGGACGATGTCCAGGGGTGCCCCCCGCGCATCCGTCAACGTGTGGGCGTAGTGCAGCCCTCGGCAGACCTCCATGCAGATGAAGAGCGCCTGGGGAATCGGAAACGCCTCCAGCCCCCGCTTCCGCATCCGCTGGTGGATGCGATGCAACGGCTGTCCTTCCACCAGCTCCATCGCCAGGAAATACGCGCCGTCGACCTGCCCGAAGTCCAGGACCTGGGCGATGTTGCCATGCGAGAGCGAAGCGGAGATGCGCGCCTCGCTGATGAACATCTGGACGAAGCGCTCGTCGTGGGCATGCTCCGGCAGCACCTTCTTGATGAGCACCGGGCGTCTGACGCCCGCCTCCCCGAGCAACCGGCCCCGCCAGGTCTCTGCCATGCCTCCGGCGTCCAACCTCGCCAGCAACTCATAGCGTCCCAGACGCTCCGGAGGGGAAGTGCCCATGGGGCCACAGAATAGACGTCCCAGCGCGGCCGGACCAACCCGCCCCTGTCATTCCAAGACAGACCAGGGGCCGCGTCAGCGCCGCCCTGAATCTCCGCGGGCGGCGCCCCGAGGCGCGCCAGCGTCGCGTCACTCAACCCTGACGCGACGTCCAGGCGGACGCGCTAGCAGTAGAACGCGTTCTCGCGGTAGGTCGACGTCCTGCCCCAGCTCACCCACGAACCACAGGAGCAACCGCGCTCGCCAATCACGAGGGAGAAGCTCGCGTCCTGGTAGTACACGACCAACGTGTCCGGGCTGTTGGAACAGTCAGGAATCGGCGCCTCTTGCGAGGTCAGCTCTTCCTCCTGCTCCATCGGCGCACCACATCCCACCAACATCGCTGCCATCGCAACCAGACCACCGACAATGCTCGCTCGCATACGTCCCTCCGTCAGGATTGCGCCTGAAACGTTATCAAAAACATGGACAAATAGAAATATCCGCAAATCACCAGTCTGGCGCTTCGCGGTGACGCGGCGCGGCCTCCTCTCACGCGAGAGGTGAAGTGGGTCTACACTGCCCCTCATGCACCTGGAGAAGCGTCGTCAGTGGTCCGCGCTGGTGGTCCTGGGACTTGCCCTCGCTGGCGTGCCGGGCTGTTCGGATGAAGAGGAAGGGGTGGACGTCCCCAACCCGCTGACGAACCCCACGGAGGGTCCGCCCGCGGGGAACCCCAACGCGGAGGCCACCTGCCCTGTCCCCGCCGAGGCCGGGCTCGCGGACGTGTCCCGCCCCACGTCGGTCGTCGGGACGGGGACTCCGGCGAGCTGCACCTCCGACGCGTTCGTCCAGGCCGTGGCCAAGGGAGGCGTCATCACCTTCGACTGCGGGCCGGAGCCGGTCACCATCACCCTCGACCGGACGGCGAAGATCTTCAACGACACGGGGCCGGAGATCGTCATCGACGGCAAGGGCCTGGTCACCCTCAGCGGCGCGGGGAAGCGCCGCATCCTCTACATGAACACCTGCGACCAGGCCCAGGTGTGGACCACGTCGCACTGCCAGGACCAGGACCATCCCCGCCTCACGCTCCAGAACCTGACGTTCGTGGACGCCAACGCGAAATCGGAGACCGAGTTCGACGGCGGTGGCGCGGTCTGGGTGCGCGGCGGGCGCCTCAAGGTCATCAACTCGCGCTTCTTCAACAACGTCTGCGCCGACACCGGGCCCGACGTGGGCGGCGCGGCGCTGCGCGTCTTCGACCAGTACAAGGACCTGCCCGTCTACGTGGTGAACACCACCTTCGGTGGCAAGCCCGGCTACGGCGGCGCCTGCTCCAACGGCGGCGGTATCAGCAGCATCGGCGTGTCGTGGACCCTCCTCAACAGCCTCTTCTCCCACAACCGGTCCACCGGCCATGGCGCGAACCCCGCCCAGTCCGGCACACCGGGCGGAGGCAGCGGCGGCGCCATCTACAACGACGGGAACACGATGACGCTGTCCCTGTGCGGAACCCGCATCGAGGACAACGAGGTCAACGCCCACGGCAGCGCCATCTTCTTCGTGAGCAACGACCACACGGGAAGCATCCGCATCGACCGCTCCGTCATCCGCAACAACAAGGGCGGCTCCTGGTACCCGACGTACCCGC
The genomic region above belongs to Myxococcus stipitatus and contains:
- a CDS encoding YcaO-like family protein → MSGHLLAQVGVGASLEERRLTARAEAIERASSLLRAPDVRATPARALEAPFLPMRHWALYTPEQYASPGFPYAPVTQDTPLDWLWATDATSGERLLVPAAFTTSERLVGPRFLCATSNGVATHTSGDAALRSALLEVVERDALQLAWYRGQGARRIDPSTLLLDERVTRHFEESGWALHFAYLPGRAGLHVVALIAEATGAGDYPKGGTLLAAAAAGDAAVAVQRAVREMRMVTEALSLPKQLTIDREALRRPPALENYWLIDSLLDITLLYLNPAMRSAVDLFLGGPPVALPRDRVPDAAGELITRLRQEGLRTLIINLTMEAAAPFRTYQALVLGTQPLAFCPGLLRLGSGLLPRRLPPRNPTLPTSPFEPRRGQMNPYLLPLA
- a CDS encoding SDR family NAD(P)-dependent oxidoreductase; the protein is MNFHGKTVLITGASMGIGEAFARELSRRGATLLLVARGEAKLQALAAELGNAHVFACDLAEPGAPRRLHDAVVAQGLAVDVLVNNAGFGRYGPFDSLPFDEQHGQVALNVSALVDLTHLFIDGITLRQGGVINVASVAGYLPTPYMAVYGATKAFVLSFSEALWGEYRPRGVRVLCLSPGQTQTAFFDRAVGLEQQKHKARPEDVVRLGLEAFAQGRASVVHGHGNRLLTTLSQLFPRALIARMGARMFAPRSTPAKLAP
- a CDS encoding glycoside hydrolase family 15 protein translates to MAEQLTQQEKSPEPIIPVQPGIQEGRRIEDHALIGNLRSAALVALDGTIDWLCLPDFDSDACFASLVGKEENGEWALAPSDPIRKVTRRYRKDTLILETDFTCDSGAVRVIDFMPLHQEFPTLVRTIVGVKGTVAMHSKLTPRFAFGRSIPRVESMDGSLRAFAGPDALFLRRTDRDAPSPLVSKFHVTEGQRFSWVMSWNYSWLNQVPPRLDADEAEQNTERFWTDWVSKIVPPPKYRDAVVRSLITIKACTFESTGGIVAAPTTSLPETPGGLRNWDYRFTWLRDAVLAHHALSLAGLEDEAGSFWRWVMRAIAGDPAQLQIMYGIRGERRLTEATLEWLDGYGGAKPVRIGNGAYDQFQLDVLGEVAAVLYAGAKYFNKVDPIAQRALLNVAEQAMKVWRNPDKGIWEMRGPDRHFTASKVAAWAAIDRAIKASDETKMAAPMERLLEVREEIFEEVCAKGFDPELNSFVQYYGGKELDASLLYIPMLDFLPATDPRVVGTVEQIERQLIQDGLVLRFKPDATGSVDGLVGEEGTFLACSFWLVDTYQMMGRFEDARRLFEMLLSLSNDLGLLAEEYMPSLRTQLGNFPQAFSHFSLVNAAYTITAARA
- a CDS encoding flavin monoamine oxidase family protein — protein: MSERVIILGAGLAGLAAAHDLILAGLDVVVLEARSRVGGRVLTLRQPFVDGMYAEAGAKYVLGEHSTVLGFVKRLGLELDPLPVPNLSALRPFHLQGRRILAPIGDDSGLPYVMRADEQQLGLAGLYRRYVSPLLEDVGDPFHESWPTAAATRLDGLTVREALAEQGASPAAIDAVSLGRFDLVGDGVDTSSALAVLRRELLTVGKGTSGVYTLRGGSDRLPTALAGALGGRVQFGWAATRIEQEHGKVRVYCRDTQGVHRSFTAERLVCAIPFSVLRDVELVPGFSPNKMRAIRELEHTSVVRTFVQYRRRLWREWGWTNGWMTDLPIMHVLDAAPTQPQLAGILEAYSAGSRARAAGRLSDEERIAMTLAGLDQLAPELASEVQCATTHAWNQDPWARGAFAWFRPRQLSQWGRALATREGRIHFAGDHTSPMPGWMEGALSSGRRAALEILSAVRTARSA
- a CDS encoding serine/threonine protein kinase; this translates as MGTSPPERLGRYELLARLDAGGMAETWRGRLLGEAGVRRPVLIKKVLPEHAHDERFVQMFISEARISASLSHGNIAQVLDFGQVDGAYFLAMELVEGQPLHRIHQRMRKRGLEAFPIPQALFICMEVCRGLHYAHTLTDARGAPLDIVHRDISPDNVLVGYEGQVKLIDFGIAKARALRTFNTEPGVVRGKYLYFSPEQARGEPVDARTDVWAMGVLLYELLCGRLPFQGSDYVVMRQLQEGGFPLPRELRPELSLELENVICSALTLDKEARCASAGVLADALSRALYTATPRFSPRSVEWLVQSLFEEEVRKQGPKVDIPPAFLEELSGGRLAPAINTARQPPMVSAPVSARVDAETAPVGRSRETRRWPWLAAIAGLVGAGVAFSVIPSEPEAVVAPMPSTMVPTRTEASATVEQGGKAGGPVKSGPRTVAEAAAPPSPPERSPLDREFEALVEEGRRVMTGSRYKSAEASFRKALALKPGATEVKELLGIALVNGFESEGAFREAAKLLQEAVRENPESARAWLSLGMALQSIGKNAEAATAYRKYLLLQPDGASAKEVRSILGAIGK